Within Alphaproteobacteria bacterium, the genomic segment TGTATAGGTAAATCAGGAGCTTCTTTTAAAGTTTTAAATTCTTTCCCATTATGAGCCATGCATTTATCACAGATGTTATCTCCTTCTGCATGATATATCCACTTTTTAATTTTATTTTCTTTTTCATTATTTGACATTTATAAAGACTCCTTATGATTTAAATTTTTAGATATTTCTTTAATTTCTTTTTCTGGATTTACTCTTTTATCTCTACATGATTTAGCATAAGCATTATTAAAAGCTCCTGTTCGGATTGATTTTTTAATTATATACAAAGAATAAGATTTACAAATTCTTCTTAAAGTGGCTTTTGTTATGCCACCGAAAACACCATCTTCCTTAATCTTATTTTTTTCTTTGATAGAACTATCTTTAGAATACTTATTTAAAATATTTAAACCTCTTTGAAAATCTTTTATACATTGTTCTTTACCAACCCTCTTTGAGTGAGATTGTAAAAATTCATTTAAATCAGAAATCTTCTCTTCTAGTGATAATTCTTGATTAAACTCAAAATTAGTTGTTTTATCTTTTTTTATTTCCGGTTTTTTAATTTCTTTTGGTTTTATTTTAGGTTTTTCTTCAATTCCATATTGTTTTTTCAAAAAAGCCTTAACCTCTTGCTCAAAAAGGTGCTTTTTATAAGCCTTTTTGATATTTTCATAATTAAAAGTTATCATTGTGTTTTACTCCATAAAAAAAGCCCGAGCTTTCGCTCGAGCATAGTTATTCGTTTTTCTATTTATTTTTATAGGATAAAATTCCTTTAAAGTCAAGTTTTTTCGCAAAAAAATTTCCACCATGGGAGCTTTTTACCTAATGATTCGTATGACAGCAAATATTATATCTAATATATAGAATAACCCTAAACTAAGTAAAAAGAACTACTCTTTCCAGCCGACCTTTTCTAAAAAGTCTGCATAACTACCATTGAAAACTGTTACTTTATTGTCATCAAAAACTATCAATTTTGTTGCTAAATGATGTAAAAACATCTCATTATGAGTAATTATCACAACACCACCTCTAAAGCTATCAATTGCCGCAATAAGAGAATCACATGAATCCGCATCAAGATGATTTGTAGGTTCATCGAGCATTAATAAATTAGTTTTATTTAATAAGATTTTACCCAATGAGACCCTACTCTTTTCACCACCAGATAAAACAGAGATTTTTTTCTTAGCTAATTCTCCAGAGAATAACATTGCTCCTGCAGTATTATATGCTTCTGTATTAGTAATTCCTCCTCGAGCTGTTAATAGCTCCTCTATTATATCATTTTGAGGATTTAATCTCTGAACATTAGTTTGTCCAAAATAGCTAAGTTTGCATTTATCGTGATAAGATACTTCTCCTGATATAGGAGTTAGCTCTCCAACCAGCAACCTCATAAGAGTTGACTTACCTTTACCATTTTTCCCAACGATACAAACTCTATCTTCTTTAGATATATGCAGAGATAAGTTCTTTATTAGCAATTCCTCTTCCGAGTATCCAAATGTCAAATCTTTAAACTTCATAAGATTTCTTGCAGGAAATTCCTCTTCATTAAAAGAGAATCCTATTGTTTTTATTAATTGTAACTCTTCTTTTTTTCCCATTTTATCAAGCATTTTGATTCTTGACTGAACTCGAGAAGCAAGCTTTGCTTTTGATCTAAATCGATTAATAAACTTCTCTATTTCTTCTCGTTTTTTAGCTTCATTTTTTGCCTGTCTTTGATATACTTCTTCTTCAAGAGCTATTTGCTCGTAAAGTTTAATTGTATCACCTTTGCATTTGACAATATTACTTCTATGTATCGCCATAGAGTGAGTTGTTATACTGTTCATAATATTTCTATCATGAGTAATTATTATTAACTCATTTGGCCATTTTTTCAAGAATGAGACCAGCCACCTAACCG encodes:
- a CDS encoding ATP-binding cassette domain-containing protein, with amino-acid sequence MIRVKNLDLKFGDQCIFDNASFEINPKERIGLAGLNGSGKSTLFKILTEKIDNHDGDISISSGYKIGYLEQHLNFTKDTVLEEACLGLPEEEWWNEWKVEKILSGLGFSIEDFQRDPKEFSGGFQVRLNLAKVLAGEPDLLLLDEPTNYLDIISVRWLVSFLKKWPNELIIITHDRNIMNSITTHSMAIHRSNIVKCKGDTIKLYEQIALEEEVYQRQAKNEAKKREEIEKFINRFRSKAKLASRVQSRIKMLDKMGKKEELQLIKTIGFSFNEEEFPARNLMKFKDLTFGYSEEELLIKNLSLHISKEDRVCIVGKNGKGKSTLMRLLVGELTPISGEVSYHDKCKLSYFGQTNVQRLNPQNDIIEELLTARGGITNTEAYNTAGAMLFSGELAKKKISVLSGGEKSRVSLGKILLNKTNLLMLDEPTNHLDADSCDSLIAAIDSFRGGVVIITHNEMFLHHLATKLIVFDDNKVTVFNGSYADFLEKVGWKE